In Nostocoides sp. HKS02, the DNA window TCGTGGAGGTGCAGCAGGACGGCGGTGCGGAGGAACTCGTCCCGGGTGATGGCTTCGGTGCTCAGGCCGATGTACTCCTCGGTGGTCTGCATGCTGCGGTGGTGCAGCAGGGCTTGGACGACCCGTAGGGCGCCGTCGTAGCGGCGGGTCTCGAGCAGGGCGTCGAAGATCAGCCGGGCGGCGGAGCGGCGCAGCGTGTGCAGGCCTTGCCCTTGGGTGGGCAGCCCGAGCCGGCGTAGCCCGTCGGTCACCACCTCGCTGGGTTTGGCGGCCGGCCGGGCGGGGTTGAAGGCCCCGAAGGTGAAGTTGCGTTGGGCTTGGCCGTCGACGACCGTGAACACGGGCGCGTACCGGCGCGGCTGATAGGCCGGGATCAGGTGGTCCGAGGGCAGCAGCCCGCGCCCCAGGTCGGCGCGGACGCGGCGCTCGTACTGGGCCAGCCACCGGTCCAGCTCCGCGCGCAGCTCGGGGGACAGCGGCAGCACGTCTTCGACGTCGGACTTCCACACGTGGAAGAACACCGTGCCGCGGTCCAGGTCCAGGTCGCCGACCAGGATGGTCCTCAGCTCGCTCTTGCGCATCGCGGTGAAGAAACCGAGCGCGAGCAGGGCCCGGTCCCGCGGCGTCCCGGCCCCCTCAAGCAGGGCCCGAATCTGCTCCCGGTCCAGCTGCAGCTTCACCTTGAACGGCCGCCGCATGCGCCGCAGCGCCTTGCCGTAGTCCCGGTCGACCAGGTCGTTGAGGTACATCCAGGTGATGAACGGCCGCAGCCGCGCCAGGTAGGGGTTGAACCCACCCGCCCCGATCGGGTCCCGCAGCCGACCCTTGGAGTCCACGTGCGGACCGCGCAGGTGCGCGAACCAGGCCTCGACATGGGTGGCCCGCAGCTCGTCGGCGTAGAGGTCACCGGTGAAGGCGAGGAACGACCGGTTCGTGTCCCGGTACGCCCGCACGGTCCGCCTCGCGTGCTGCGCGGCGCAGTGCACCAGGAACAGCTCCAGCGCGTGGGAGAGGCGAACCCGCTCGCGCGCACCGGCAACGCCCACCAGCGCAGACGGACCCACTCACCGACGGTAGCCCCGCCCGACCTCTGCTGGAAGCCCGTGGCGCAGGGCCGGGAGCGCCCGCCCACCTTGCCGATACTCATGGTGGCCCGCCGGCTGGCGTAGTCCCTTCATTGTGAGGAGGAGCATCATGCACGAAGGGTTGGGCCGTAGCGACCGCCTTTTCGCCGCCGCCGTTTTCGGGATTGGTTCGGTGTGGGGGGTGCTCGGTCTGGGCGCATGGTTTGCTTTCATCCTGACTGGTCGCAGGCCAAATGCGATGGTTTTGGCGGCACCGGTCGAGGTCTTGGCGCACCCGGGTGACTTGGCGGGGGAGCGCTGGGCAGGTGCTCGTTCGCCGGGCGTGTACTGGGGCTGCACGCTGGCCGTGGTGCTGCTCCTAGGAGCCATCAGTGCACTGCTGTGGCGGCAACTGCTGGGGCGGTCGGGGTCGGAGCTTGACCTTCGGGGATGTGCTTCACGTCGGGAGGTGCGGGCTGGCGCGGGTCGGGCAACTCTCTCCTCGCGCGCCTCGACGCTGCGGCCGGCACTGTCCAAACCGTCGTTGACGGATCTGGGGTTCTGGTTGGGGTCGTCCCGCGGGGTGGGGGCGTACGCGACGGTGGAGGACTCGATGGTCATCCTGGGGCCGCCGCGCTCTGGGAAGGGGATCCACCTGGCCATCCCGATGATCCTGGAGGCTCCGGGTCCGGTGCTGACGACGAGCACCCGACCGGATAACCTCGCGGTGACGATGCGCCGCCGTGCCCGATCAGGCCCTGTGGCCGTGTTCGACCCGCAGGGCCTGGCGCCCGGCATGCGGTCGGCGACCCGGTGGTCCCCGATCCGGGGGTGTGAGGACCCGCAGGTGGCCATGCTGCGCGCGAAGGCGCTGACGACGGGTGCCGCGAACGGGACGACGGACTCGAACTTCTGGCAGGCCTCCGCGGAGCAAGCGGTCCGGGTGTTGTTGCACGCGGCCGCGTTGGGTGGGTGCACCTCGGCCGACCTGTACCGGTGGTCCCTCTCGGCGGCGCAGGCACGGGAGGCGGTCGTCATCCTCTCCGCGCACCCGCAGGCGGCGCAGGCGTGGGCAGAGGCGTTGGAGGCCGTCATCAACGCCGACCCACGGCAGAGGGACTCGGTGTGGGCGATGGTCACGATCGCGTTCGCCGCCCTGGCCGACCCCAGAGTGCTGGACGCGGTCTCACCCGGGCCGGGGGAGCAGTTCGACCCTGCCGCGTTCCTGACCGGGAATGGGACGATCTACCTGCTGGGGACCGCCACCGGGTCCGCGGCCACGGCTGGGCTGGTGGGCGCCTTCGTCGAGGACGTCGCCGAAGTCGCCCGACGCCTGGCGGCCCGGTCCGCCGGGGCGCGGCTGGACCCCCCGCTGACACTGGTACTGGACGAGGCGGCCAACTACCCGCTCCCGTCGCTGCCGGCGCTGATGTCCGACGGCGGCGGCACCGGCATCTGCACCGTGGTCGTCCTGCAGTCGCTGGCTCAGGCCCGGCACGTGTGGGGTGAGCACGCCGCGTCGGCGATCTGGGACGCCGCGATCGTCAAGGTCATCCTCGGCGGGGGCTCCAACGCCCGCGACCTGCAGGACCTGTCCACCCTGATCGGGCAACGTGACCAGACGAGCACCACGACCAGCCACGGCCGCGACGGCCACCCCAGCAGGTCGACCACTTCGACGAAGGTCCCGATCCTGGAGCCGGCGCAGCTGCGCACCCTGCCGTTCGGGACCGCGGTCCTGCTCCTGAGGGCGGCGCGTCCGATCGCGCTGACGCTCAGAGCCTGGACCAAGCGGCCGGACGCCGCCGCCCTGACCGCGGACCGTCGCCTGGTCGAAGCTGACATCCACGATGCCGCGACTGCGTGAGGTTGGACCGCTGCACGTCCCGTCTCTGACCGCGACGGAGCGGCAGGCGGTGCTGGCGGATCTGCGGGTGTGGGTGGAGCGGCTCGCGGACCGGTTCGCGCTGGACACCCGCGTGGTCCCACCCTGCTGGGAGGCGCACAACGGGATGCTCGAGGCGTTGTCGGCGTTGCGGGACCACGAACGCGGCTCGTATGCGCCCGACGCAGACCCTCGCGCCGGTGTGGACTGGCTGCACGCGCTGCGCGAGGTCCGGACCCTGCTGCTTGAGCAGGCGGCGCTGACCCAGTGCACCGTGCAGCAGCACCGGGACCCCCCACACCGGCCGCCCAGCCCGGCCGCAGCGGGGCCGGCCCCAGCCCCGACGACACAGCCCACCGCGCTCCCCGAGAGCCCCTGCGGTTCAACGGAGCTGGGCCGGTAGTGACCCCGCTGGCTGCGTAGACCCGGGTGAGGTGGGAGCGTCCCGCCCGGGAAAGGCCAGCCATGGTGGACAGTCCTGAAACCCGGAACGTGACCCAAGCCGCGCTCCTTGGCCTGGCGATCGCCGCGCAGCAGAAACTAGACCTGGATGACCCGGCCGACTTCTGGTACCAGCAGGGCGCCCGCGACGCCTACGCGTACGCGGCGGCGATGCACCTCACGGGCCAGCCGGGGGAGGCCGTCCAGGCCGCGGCCGACCGGGTCGTCCACCTCCTGGGGGAACAGGTCACCGACCTCGGCGTCCTCATGGAAAGCACCCTGGAAGCCTGCCGACCGGCGACCGGGCTCACCTGGGTGGGCCAGCTGTCGTTCGACCGGCTCACCCGCGGCCTGGCTGGCATCGACCACGACACCGGTTCGCGCTGGGGCGCCCTCGCAGATATCCGCATCTTCCATCGCCTGACCACCGGCGCCAGTAAGGGCCTGCTGTACGCCCACGACCGCACCTGGGACGAGTACGCGATCCTCGACCCGGCCGCACACGTCGACACGGTCGCCGCCACCGTCCGTGAGGCCTCGCACCCCGGCCCCAATCTTGCCCTGGACGACTTCGTCGCCCTGCTGCGCGCGAACCCACCCATGGCCATCGAGTCCACATGGCCGGAGGTGCAGCTGTGACCGGGCCCCGGGTCGACGTTCTCGGGCTGCGGGCGGCGCACCCCTTGACGGACGTGGTTGCCGCCGCCGGGGTGGAGCTGCAAGCCCGAGGCCGAGGGTGGATGGGCTGCTGCCCCTTCCACGAGGACACCACCGCTTCCCTGTCCGTCGACGGCGTCCCCGACCGGTTCCACTGCTTCGGCTGCGGCGCCTCCGGCGACGTCATCGACTTCGTCCAGCGCCTGCACGGCCTCACGTTCACCGAAGCGGTCGCACACCTGGAGGCCCGGACCCCGCACCCCCGCCCCGCCACACCATCCCACCACCAGCTGCGCCCAGGTCCTTCGCCTAGCTGGCCACCGCGGGACCGGGCGTACGAGGTCAACGCCCTCGCCTGGGCGCACTACACCCGCCCGGTCGCCCACGCCACTGCGGTGAGCCACCTGAGCCGCCGCCGGGGCATCGACGTGACCGCACTGGAGGAACAGCTCGGCGCACCGGTCGTCGGCCACACCGGCCACGGGTGGACCACCCTCACCGACCATCTGCGCGCCGCCGGTGTCACCGACCAGGAGCTACTGGCACTGGACCTGGCCCAGTCCACCCGCCGCGGCACCCTCATTGACACCCTGCGCGACCGGCTCGTCATCGCGGCCACCACACCGGACTGCCGGATCGCCGGGCTCCTGGGCCGGGACACCAGCGGCGACCCGCGTGCCCCGAAGTACCGCAACCCCACCCGCACCGTCACCTACGACAAGGCCATCACGTGCTACCAGCCCGCGCCCACCCGACACCCCCGGGCGACCGTCGTCCTGGTCGAAGGACCCTTCGACGCCCTCGCCGTCGCCGCCACGGCCGCCACGGCGGGGCGCCTGAGCGAGTTCACCGCCCTGGCCACAGGCGGCGTCGTCGTGACACCCAGCCACGCCGCCCGCGCCGCCCACCTGACCGGTGGGGCGCTGGTCGTCGCCATGGACGGCGACCGTCCCGGACAGGACGGTGCAACCCGCTGGGTGGACCTGCTCGCCGTGCAGGCCGGCAGGCCGGTCCTGGTCACCGACCTGCCCCACGGGCGGGACCCGGCCGACTGGCTCGCCCAGCACGGCCCCGCAGGACTCGCGCTGCTGGATCCGGCACGGCCCGGCGCCTCGGGCGGCCCGCGGCAGCCTGGCCCGGAGATCGTCCGCGCCATCCTGTCCACCCGCCGCCGGGACCCCGCCGTCGAGGTCAGCAAGGCGCTAGGGCCGCTCCTGGCCGCGCTGCCCGCCCAACACGCCGAGCAGCTGGCCGCGGGGGCGGTCACCGAGATGACCAGGCGGGGCTGGAACCCCGACGACGCCTTCACCCGCAGCCTCACCTCTGCATGGCGCACCGCCGCCCGAACCCTGCCGTACCCGGCAAGCCGTTCCTTGTGACGATCCGCACCCGCAACGGAGAGCGACCATGACCGACACCCAAACCTTGCTCAAGCGGGCCGCCGACCACCTGACCGCCGCCGCGTGCCTTACCCGATGTGACGACATCCCCAGCTCCCACGCCGTGGCCGGGGTCATCGAGCTCACCAGAGCCGGCATTGCCCCCGGCGCCCTCGAGGATGTCGGCCCCACGCCCGGGCCGGCCTCCACGCTTGGACGCCTGCACGCCGCCCTGGCGGCCCTCGACACCATCGGCCCGCTCGACGGTCCACCGGACCTGCTGGCCTGGTCCTGGCAGGTAGCCGACCTGATCCGGATCCTCGAGGCTCGCAAGGCGGCGCAGCCGTGACCGCAACCACCGCAGCAGACCTACTGGCCCGCGCTAACCGCCTGGCCATCGAGCTGCGCGACAGCCACCACCCCGCCACGCTCGCGCAGTGGGAACGGTTCGACGTTACCCTCCACCGGGCCCTACACGAGACCCTCGGCCCCGCCGCCAGCTCGATCCACCGCACTGACCCGCACCGCATCGCCTTGCTGTCGGCTATCCGCACCTACCCCACACCGCTTCGTCCACCGGCTGACATCCCGCTCACCGCCGCCCAGGCGGCCCACCTCCTGAACCTCACCCCACAAGGTCTGCGCAGCAGGATCCAGGCGGGCCACCTCAGGGCCGTGCACGACGGGAACGCAGTCGCCGTGCACGCCCGGGACCTCGACCATCGTCCGGACATCACGCCCGCCGACCCCCTCGACCTGCACACCCTCGCCCGACTCAGCGTCACCCTCGGCGCCCTGGCAGACCTGCTCCACAACGCCCGCACCACCGGGCAGCCGGTACTGGACGAACCCGGCGAGGCCGCCGCCACCGCCCGGCACCTGCTCGCCATCGGACGTGTGGCCGCAGGCCACACCCTCACCGCCATCGCGTACGCGGACGCCGACCGGCCGCTGGCCATCGCCCAGTACACCGAGCGGGTCCTGGACACCCTGGCCGACGCCACTGCCCGACCGGCCGGGCTGGACCGTCTACGCATCGTCACCCCGCACCAGGCATCTACCGACCTCGGCGACCGCCTCGAAGCAGCACTGCACACCTGGAACGCCGCCGCTCGCGCCGACCTCGGCCGCCCCGTCCCCGCCGCCGAGAGCGTCCGGTTCTTGTCCACCCAGGCGGTCCACCTCTATGCCGTCACCCACCAGGTCATCACCCTGGATTCGGGTCTGAACCTCGACCTCGACAAAGCCACCACTGCCGCATTGGCCGCTGCCGCACGCGCCGCCCGCAACGCCGGTCCGCTGTGGGCCAACCTGACCACCCTGCAGCGGCCGACCCTTGAGTACGTCACGGCCAGCCGCGCGCTCATCCCCGTCCTCGACGCCGTCACCGCCGCCGTCGCCGCACCCGGGAGCACCGAAGCTCTCGACATCCGCCGCGCGCTCGCCGACCTCACCGGCACCGCCGCCACCATCGCCGACCTCATGGCCACCACCCGCACCCTGCCCGACCGGCTCGCCCGCTCCCAGCTCCTGCACACCCCAAAGAACCGCACCACCCTCATCGACCTGCGAAGCCGGCAGCGCCGGACCACCCGCCCCGCCACCGCCGACGACATCACCCACCTGGCCAAAGCCTGGGCT includes these proteins:
- a CDS encoding tyrosine-type recombinase/integrase, yielding MGPSALVGVAGARERVRLSHALELFLVHCAAQHARRTVRAYRDTNRSFLAFTGDLYADELRATHVEAWFAHLRGPHVDSKGRLRDPIGAGGFNPYLARLRPFITWMYLNDLVDRDYGKALRRMRRPFKVKLQLDREQIRALLEGAGTPRDRALLALGFFTAMRKSELRTILVGDLDLDRGTVFFHVWKSDVEDVLPLSPELRAELDRWLAQYERRVRADLGRGLLPSDHLIPAYQPRRYAPVFTVVDGQAQRNFTFGAFNPARPAAKPSEVVTDGLRRLGLPTQGQGLHTLRRSAARLIFDALLETRRYDGALRVVQALLHHRSMQTTEEYIGLSTEAITRDEFLRTAVLLHLHDVDPASPRDRPGLPDALDSSIGERALSGRPASDHPTNDEVTRSSASGRPGVSPRRM
- a CDS encoding type IV secretory system conjugative DNA transfer family protein is translated as MGAYATVEDSMVILGPPRSGKGIHLAIPMILEAPGPVLTTSTRPDNLAVTMRRRARSGPVAVFDPQGLAPGMRSATRWSPIRGCEDPQVAMLRAKALTTGAANGTTDSNFWQASAEQAVRVLLHAAALGGCTSADLYRWSLSAAQAREAVVILSAHPQAAQAWAEALEAVINADPRQRDSVWAMVTIAFAALADPRVLDAVSPGPGEQFDPAAFLTGNGTIYLLGTATGSAATAGLVGAFVEDVAEVARRLAARSAGARLDPPLTLVLDEAANYPLPSLPALMSDGGGTGICTVVVLQSLAQARHVWGEHAASAIWDAAIVKVILGGGSNARDLQDLSTLIGQRDQTSTTTSHGRDGHPSRSTTSTKVPILEPAQLRTLPFGTAVLLLRAARPIALTLRAWTKRPDAAALTADRRLVEADIHDAATA
- a CDS encoding CHC2 zinc finger domain-containing protein, which produces MTGPRVDVLGLRAAHPLTDVVAAAGVELQARGRGWMGCCPFHEDTTASLSVDGVPDRFHCFGCGASGDVIDFVQRLHGLTFTEAVAHLEARTPHPRPATPSHHQLRPGPSPSWPPRDRAYEVNALAWAHYTRPVAHATAVSHLSRRRGIDVTALEEQLGAPVVGHTGHGWTTLTDHLRAAGVTDQELLALDLAQSTRRGTLIDTLRDRLVIAATTPDCRIAGLLGRDTSGDPRAPKYRNPTRTVTYDKAITCYQPAPTRHPRATVVLVEGPFDALAVAATAATAGRLSEFTALATGGVVVTPSHAARAAHLTGGALVVAMDGDRPGQDGATRWVDLLAVQAGRPVLVTDLPHGRDPADWLAQHGPAGLALLDPARPGASGGPRQPGPEIVRAILSTRRRDPAVEVSKALGPLLAALPAQHAEQLAAGAVTEMTRRGWNPDDAFTRSLTSAWRTAARTLPYPASRSL